In Streptomyces sp. NBC_00306, a single genomic region encodes these proteins:
- a CDS encoding DinB family protein, with the protein MIDEFAKDNLHGRLRRDRAALLWKLDGLSEYDARRPLTATGTNLLGLVKHVATVEARYFGEVFDRPSPESLSRWQDSDGSDQWATEDETRDQITGFYRRTWEHSDATINELPLDAPGHVPWWPEPYLNTNLFAVMVHVLGESIRHAGHADILREGLDGRTGVRAENEQKIDEEARAAHCAKIEQAARSAASIKASEPS; encoded by the coding sequence ATGATCGACGAATTCGCGAAGGACAACCTGCACGGGAGACTGCGGCGGGACCGCGCGGCGCTGCTCTGGAAACTCGACGGCTTGTCCGAATACGACGCCCGCAGACCTTTGACGGCGACCGGGACCAACCTCCTCGGCCTGGTCAAACACGTGGCCACCGTCGAGGCCAGGTACTTCGGCGAGGTCTTCGACCGCCCTTCCCCGGAATCCCTGTCCCGGTGGCAGGACTCCGACGGCAGCGATCAGTGGGCGACCGAGGACGAGACCCGCGATCAGATCACGGGGTTCTACCGGCGCACGTGGGAACACTCGGACGCGACGATCAACGAGCTTCCCCTCGACGCCCCCGGCCACGTGCCGTGGTGGCCGGAGCCTTACCTCAACACGAACCTGTTCGCCGTCATGGTCCATGTGCTCGGCGAGTCCATCCGGCATGCCGGGCACGCCGACATCCTGCGCGAGGGCCTCGACGGCCGGACCGGGGTGCGCGCCGAGAACGAGCAGAAGATCGACGAGGAAGCCCGTGCGGCCCACTGCGCGAAGATCGAGCAGGCCGCCAGGTCGGCCGCATCGATCAAGGCGAGCGAGCCGAGCTGA
- a CDS encoding metal-dependent hydrolase: MMGPAHSLSGAAAWLGVGAATAAAGHPMPWPVLVVGALICAGAALAPDLDHKAATISRAFGPISRALCGIVDKLSYAIYKATKKPGDKRRTGGHRTLTHTWLWAVTIGAGTSALAIVGGRWAVLAILFIHLVLAVEGLLWRAARVSSDVLVWLLGATSAWILAGVLDQPGNGADWLFTAPGQEYLWLGLPVVLGALVHDIGDALTISGCPILWPIPVGNKRWYPIGPPKPMRFRAGSWVELKVLMPVFMLLGGVGGAAALNYI; encoded by the coding sequence ATGATGGGACCGGCGCATTCGCTGTCCGGGGCAGCCGCCTGGCTGGGAGTGGGCGCGGCGACGGCCGCCGCCGGGCACCCGATGCCGTGGCCCGTGCTCGTCGTCGGGGCGCTGATCTGCGCCGGCGCCGCACTGGCTCCCGACCTGGACCACAAGGCGGCGACGATCTCCCGCGCCTTCGGCCCGATATCGCGCGCGCTCTGCGGAATCGTGGACAAGCTGTCGTACGCGATCTACAAGGCGACCAAGAAGCCGGGCGACAAGCGCAGGACCGGCGGCCACCGCACCCTGACGCACACCTGGCTCTGGGCCGTGACGATCGGCGCCGGCACCTCCGCACTGGCGATCGTCGGCGGCCGCTGGGCGGTGCTGGCGATTCTCTTCATCCACCTCGTGCTGGCGGTGGAAGGGCTGCTCTGGCGGGCGGCACGGGTCTCCAGCGACGTCCTGGTGTGGCTGCTCGGCGCGACCAGCGCCTGGATCCTGGCGGGCGTCCTGGACCAGCCGGGCAACGGAGCCGACTGGCTGTTCACGGCGCCCGGCCAGGAGTACCTGTGGCTGGGTCTGCCCGTCGTGCTCGGCGCCCTGGTGCACGACATCGGGGACGCCCTGACCATCTCGGGCTGCCCGATCCTGTGGCCGATCCCCGTGGGCAACAAGCGCTGGTACCCGATCGGCCCGCCGAAGCCGATGCGGTTCCGCGCGGGCAGCTGGGTGGAGCTCAAGGTGCTGATGCCGGTCTTCATGCTGCTCGGGGGAGTGGGCGGCGCCGCGGCGCTCAACTACATCTAG
- a CDS encoding DEAD/DEAH box helicase — protein sequence MIFPPPSGSLIGTEGRQDGGVTLIDQLPPDADPDALFEAFTSWAEGQGITLYPAQEEALIEVVSGANVILSTPTGSGKSLVAAGAHFTALAKDQVTFYTAPIKALVSEKFFDLCKLFGTENVGMLTGDASVNADAPVICCTAEVLASIALRDGKHADIGQVVMDEFHFYAEPDRGWAWQIPLLELPQAQFVLMSATLGDVSMFEKDLTRRTGRPTAVVRSATRPVPLSYEYVTTPITETLTELLETRQAPVYIVHFTQAQAVERAQSLMSINMCTREEKDKIAELIGNFRFTTKFGQNLSRFVRHGIGVHHAGMLPKYRRLVEKLAQAGLLKVICGTDTLGVGVNVPIRTVLFTALTKYDGNRVRTLRAREFHQIAGRAGRAGFDTAGFVVAQAPEHVIENEKALAKAGDDPKKRRKVVRKKAPEGFVAWSDTTFEKLIASDPEPLTSRFRVTNIMLLSVIARPGNAFEAMRHLLEDNHEPRKAQLRHIRRAIAIYRSLLDGGVVEQLDTPDAEGRTIRLTVDLQQDFALNQPLSTFALAAFDLLDPESPSYALDMVSVVESTLDDPRQILAAMQNKARGEAVGQMKADGVEYEERMERLQDISYPKPLEELLWHAYNVYKKSHPWVGDHPVSPKSVIRDMYERALTFTEFTSWYELARTEGIVLRYLASAYKALEHTIPDDLKSEDLEDLIAWLGEMVRQVDSSLLDEWEQLANPEVETAEEAQERADQVKPVTANARAFRVLVRNAMFRRVELAALDRVNDLGELDAESGWDADAWGEAMDAYWDEYEELGTGPDARGPKLLIIEEDAPHGLWRVRQIFADPNGDHDWGISAEVDLAASDEQAQAVVRVTAVGQL from the coding sequence ATGATCTTCCCTCCACCGTCCGGTTCCCTCATCGGGACCGAAGGCAGGCAAGATGGGGGCGTGACCCTTATCGATCAGCTGCCGCCGGATGCCGACCCCGATGCCCTCTTCGAGGCCTTCACCTCATGGGCCGAGGGCCAGGGCATCACGCTCTATCCGGCTCAGGAGGAAGCGCTGATCGAGGTGGTTTCCGGGGCGAACGTGATCCTTTCGACCCCGACCGGCTCGGGCAAGAGCCTCGTGGCGGCGGGCGCGCACTTCACGGCGCTGGCGAAGGACCAGGTCACCTTCTACACCGCGCCGATCAAAGCGCTGGTCTCGGAGAAGTTCTTCGACCTGTGCAAGCTCTTCGGCACGGAGAACGTCGGCATGCTGACCGGCGACGCCTCCGTCAACGCCGACGCCCCCGTCATCTGCTGCACCGCCGAGGTGCTCGCCTCCATCGCCCTGCGCGACGGCAAGCACGCCGACATCGGCCAGGTCGTGATGGACGAGTTCCACTTCTACGCCGAGCCGGACCGCGGCTGGGCGTGGCAGATCCCGCTGCTGGAGCTGCCGCAGGCCCAGTTCGTCCTCATGTCGGCCACGCTCGGCGATGTGTCGATGTTCGAGAAGGACCTGACCCGGCGCACGGGCCGGCCGACCGCGGTCGTCCGGTCGGCGACCCGGCCCGTCCCGCTCTCCTACGAGTATGTGACGACGCCGATCACCGAGACGCTGACCGAGCTGCTGGAGACCCGGCAGGCACCGGTCTACATCGTGCACTTCACGCAGGCCCAGGCGGTCGAGCGCGCGCAGTCGCTGATGAGCATCAACATGTGCACGCGCGAGGAGAAGGACAAGATCGCCGAGCTCATCGGCAACTTCCGCTTCACCACCAAGTTCGGCCAGAACCTCTCCCGCTTCGTGCGCCACGGCATCGGAGTGCACCACGCCGGCATGCTGCCCAAGTACCGCCGGCTGGTCGAGAAGCTGGCGCAGGCGGGTCTGCTGAAGGTCATCTGCGGTACCGACACCCTCGGAGTGGGCGTCAACGTCCCCATCCGCACCGTGCTGTTCACCGCGCTCACCAAGTACGACGGCAACCGGGTGCGCACTCTGCGCGCCCGTGAGTTCCACCAGATCGCCGGCCGTGCCGGACGGGCCGGCTTCGACACCGCCGGCTTCGTCGTCGCCCAGGCTCCCGAGCACGTCATCGAGAACGAGAAGGCACTGGCGAAGGCGGGCGACGACCCGAAGAAGCGCCGCAAGGTCGTCAGGAAGAAGGCGCCGGAGGGCTTCGTCGCCTGGTCGGACACCACGTTCGAGAAGCTGATCGCCTCCGATCCGGAGCCGCTGACCTCGCGCTTCCGGGTCACCAACATCATGCTGCTCTCGGTGATCGCCCGGCCGGGGAACGCCTTCGAGGCGATGCGCCATCTGCTGGAGGACAACCACGAGCCGCGCAAGGCGCAGCTGCGGCACATCCGCCGGGCCATCGCCATCTACCGCTCGCTGCTGGACGGCGGAGTGGTGGAACAGCTGGACACGCCCGACGCGGAGGGCCGCACCATCCGGCTCACCGTCGACCTCCAGCAGGACTTCGCGCTGAACCAGCCGCTGTCGACGTTCGCCCTGGCCGCCTTCGACCTGCTCGACCCCGAATCGCCGTCCTACGCCCTGGACATGGTCTCCGTCGTCGAGTCGACGCTCGACGACCCCCGCCAGATCCTCGCCGCGATGCAGAACAAGGCGCGCGGTGAGGCCGTGGGGCAGATGAAGGCCGACGGCGTGGAGTACGAGGAGCGCATGGAGCGGCTCCAGGACATCTCGTACCCGAAGCCGCTCGAAGAGCTGCTGTGGCACGCGTACAACGTCTACAAGAAGTCGCACCCGTGGGTCGGTGACCACCCGGTCTCGCCGAAGTCCGTGATCCGGGACATGTACGAACGGGCGCTGACCTTCACGGAGTTCACCTCCTGGTACGAACTCGCGCGCACCGAGGGCATCGTGCTGCGCTATCTCGCGAGCGCGTACAAGGCGCTGGAGCACACCATCCCGGACGATCTCAAGTCCGAGGACCTGGAGGATCTGATCGCCTGGCTCGGCGAGATGGTCCGTCAGGTCGACTCCAGCCTGCTGGACGAGTGGGAGCAGCTGGCCAACCCGGAGGTGGAGACCGCGGAGGAGGCTCAGGAGAGGGCCGACCAGGTCAAGCCGGTCACGGCCAACGCACGCGCCTTCCGGGTGCTCGTGCGCAACGCGATGTTCCGCCGGGTGGAGCTGGCCGCGCTGGACAGGGTGAACGATCTCGGCGAGCTGGACGCGGAGTCCGGCTGGGACGCGGACGCCTGGGGGGAGGCGATGGACGCGTACTGGGACGAGTACGAGGAGCTGGGCACCGGCCCGGACGCCCGCGGTCCCAAGCTGCTGATCATCGAGGAGGACGCGCCGCACGGTCTGTGGCGCGTCCGGCAGATCTTCGCCGACCCGAACGGCGACCATGACTGGGGCATCAGCGCGGAGGTCGATCTCGCGGCCTCCGACGAACAGGCGCAGGCCGTCGTGCGTGTGACCGCCGTCGGTCAGCTGTGA